A window of Solea solea chromosome 18, fSolSol10.1, whole genome shotgun sequence contains these coding sequences:
- the nrxn3a gene encoding neurexin 3a isoform X9, translating into MHLVGAPPLWGPMKGATCQAPGLIVLYHRAWVVWLILGCIAATAKRSVSLSWRSENSVTPGLPVAAAPYARAEPHHPHAAGYHSSLPISIYRPPASLKGGHAGTTYIFGKGGGLITFKWPANERPSTRTDRLTVGFSTSLKDGILVRIDSAPGLGDYLMLHIQQGKIGVTFNIGTVDISVQESSIPVNDGKYHVVRFTRNGGNATLQVDNWSINEHFPTGNNDIERYQMANKKIPFKYTRPVEEWLQEKGRQLTIFNTQAKVAIGGSDRGRPFQGQLSGLYYNGLKVLSMAAEGNPNIKINGSVRLVGDVPSVAGSARSTAMPPELSTTFIETTTMMSTTTTRKHRSPSTVQHSADEIVSSAECSSDDEDLEECETSHAAPPTEPGVRRGPGPSEVVRESSSTTGMVIGIVAAAALCILILLYAMYKYRNRDEGSYQVDESRNYITNSAVQSNGTVMKDKQQSLKGSNKKQKNKDKEYYV; encoded by the exons ATGCACCTCGTTGGTGCTCCACCTTTATGGGGTCCCATGAAGGGGGCCACCTGCCAGGCCCCCGGGCTCATTGTCCTCTATCACAGAGCCTGGGTGGTGTGGCTGATTCTGGGATGTATCGCCGCAACTGCAAAGCGGAGTGTGTCCCTGTCATGGAGGTCGGAGAACTCCGTGACCCCTGGACTTCCGGTGGCAGCGGCTCCCTATGCTCGCGCTGAGCCGCATCACCCGCATGCGGCCGGGTACCACTCCTCACTGCCCATCTCCATTTACAGACCTCCAGCATCGCTGAAGGGGGGTCATG CTGGCACAACATACATCTTTGGCAAAGGAGGAGGCCTCATTACATTCAAATGGCCCGCCAATGAGAGACCCAGCACCAGGACAGACAGGCTGACTGTCGGCTTTAGCACCTCCCTGAAAGATGGCATCCTGGTTCGGATTGACAGCGCACCTGGCCTGGGAGACTATCTCATGCTACACATA CAACAAGGGAAGATTGGAGTGACATTCAACATTGGCACAGTGGACATCAGTGTGCAGGAGAGCAGCATCCCAGTGAATGACGGGAAGTATCACGTTGTCCGCTTCACCAGGAATGGCGGCAATGCTACGCTGCAGGTGGATAACTGGTCAATCAACGAGCACTTCCCAACAG GGAACAACGACATTGAACGCTATCAAATGGCCAATAAGAAAATTCCTTTCAAATACACCAGACCAGTAGAAGAGTGGCTACAAGAGAAAG GACGGCAGCTGACAATATTCAACACACAGGCAAAAGTCGCAATCGGTGGCAGCGATCGCGGGCGGCCTTTTCAGGGCCAACTGTCTGGCCTTTACTATAATGGCCTCAAAGTGTTGAGCATGGCTGCTGAGGGTAACCCCAACATCAAGATTAACGGCAGTGTGAGGTTGGTAGGTGATGTGCCGAGTGTGGCGGGCTCAGCCAGGTCCACGGCCATGCCCCCAGAGCTGTCCACCACCTTCATCGAGACGACTACCATGatgtccaccaccaccacacggAAACACCGATCCCCCTCAACTGTACAG CACTCGGCAGATGAGATAGTGTCGTCCGCAGAGTGTTCGAGCGATGACGAAGACCTGGAGGAGTGCGAAACTAGCCACGCAG CACCCCCAACAGAGCCGGGCGTCAGGAGAGGTCCAGGGCCCTCGGAAGTGGTCCGTGAATCTAGCAGCACCACCGGGATGGTCATCGGAATAGTGGCAGCCGCTGCCCTGtgcatcctcatcctcctgtaTGCCATGTATAAGTACAGGAACAGGGATGAAGGCTCCTACCAGGTGGACGAGAGCAGGAACTACATAACCAACTCAGCTGTGCAGAGCAATGGCACGGTGATGAAGGACAAACAGCAGAGCTTGAAAGGCAGCaacaagaaacagaaaaataaggATAAGGAGTAttatgtgtga
- the nrxn3a gene encoding neurexin 3a isoform X8, which yields MHLVGAPPLWGPMKGATCQAPGLIVLYHRAWVVWLILGCIAATAKRSVSLSWRSENSVTPGLPVAAAPYARAEPHHPHAAGYHSSLPISIYRPPASLKGGHAGTTYIFGKGGGLITFKWPANERPSTRTDRLTVGFSTSLKDGILVRIDSAPGLGDYLMLHIQQGKIGVTFNIGTVDISVQESSIPVNDGKYHVVRFTRNGGNATLQVDNWSINEHFPTGNNDIERYQMANKKIPFKYTRPVEEWLQEKGRQLTIFNTQAKVAIGGSDRGRPFQGQLSGLYYNGLKVLSMAAEGNPNIKINGSVRLVGDVPSVAGSARSTAMPPELSTTFIETTTMMSTTTTRKHRSPSTVQHSADEIVSSAECSSDDEDLEECETSHADKTLSTSGFEGGYKAHTPKTFRPNKPSVSRRSRTTATAILLTADQSRTTATSASAATYHNAPAKQPAGKMNNRELKPQPDLVLLPLPTSFEVDSTKLRGTLITSPMFRNIPTAPPTEPGVRRGPGPSEVVRESSSTTGMVIGIVAAAALCILILLYAMYKYRNRDEGSYQVDESRNYITNSAVQSNGTVMKDKQQSLKGSNKKQKNKDKEYYV from the exons ATGCACCTCGTTGGTGCTCCACCTTTATGGGGTCCCATGAAGGGGGCCACCTGCCAGGCCCCCGGGCTCATTGTCCTCTATCACAGAGCCTGGGTGGTGTGGCTGATTCTGGGATGTATCGCCGCAACTGCAAAGCGGAGTGTGTCCCTGTCATGGAGGTCGGAGAACTCCGTGACCCCTGGACTTCCGGTGGCAGCGGCTCCCTATGCTCGCGCTGAGCCGCATCACCCGCATGCGGCCGGGTACCACTCCTCACTGCCCATCTCCATTTACAGACCTCCAGCATCGCTGAAGGGGGGTCATG CTGGCACAACATACATCTTTGGCAAAGGAGGAGGCCTCATTACATTCAAATGGCCCGCCAATGAGAGACCCAGCACCAGGACAGACAGGCTGACTGTCGGCTTTAGCACCTCCCTGAAAGATGGCATCCTGGTTCGGATTGACAGCGCACCTGGCCTGGGAGACTATCTCATGCTACACATA CAACAAGGGAAGATTGGAGTGACATTCAACATTGGCACAGTGGACATCAGTGTGCAGGAGAGCAGCATCCCAGTGAATGACGGGAAGTATCACGTTGTCCGCTTCACCAGGAATGGCGGCAATGCTACGCTGCAGGTGGATAACTGGTCAATCAACGAGCACTTCCCAACAG GGAACAACGACATTGAACGCTATCAAATGGCCAATAAGAAAATTCCTTTCAAATACACCAGACCAGTAGAAGAGTGGCTACAAGAGAAAG GACGGCAGCTGACAATATTCAACACACAGGCAAAAGTCGCAATCGGTGGCAGCGATCGCGGGCGGCCTTTTCAGGGCCAACTGTCTGGCCTTTACTATAATGGCCTCAAAGTGTTGAGCATGGCTGCTGAGGGTAACCCCAACATCAAGATTAACGGCAGTGTGAGGTTGGTAGGTGATGTGCCGAGTGTGGCGGGCTCAGCCAGGTCCACGGCCATGCCCCCAGAGCTGTCCACCACCTTCATCGAGACGACTACCATGatgtccaccaccaccacacggAAACACCGATCCCCCTCAACTGTACAG CACTCGGCAGATGAGATAGTGTCGTCCGCAGAGTGTTCGAGCGATGACGAAGACCTGGAGGAGTGCGAAACTAGCCACGCAG ATAAGACCTTGTCCACGTCAGGCTTTGAAGGTGGCTACAAAGCTCACACACCCAAGACTTTTAGACCAAACAAACCTTCAGTCTCCAGACGCAGTAGGACTACTGCTACCGCCATACTACTAACCGCCGACCAGAGCCGCACCACCGCCACCTCTGCCTCCGCCGCAACCTACCACAATGCTCCGGCCAAACAGCCGGCCGGCAAAATGAATAACCGCGAGCTAAAACCCCAGCCCGACCTAGTGTTGCTTCCATTGCCCACATCCTTTGAGGTAGACAGCACCAAGCTGAGGGGCACATTAATAACCTCCCCAATGTTCCGTAATATACCCACAGCACCCCCAACAGAGCCGGGCGTCAGGAGAGGTCCAGGGCCCTCGGAAGTGGTCCGTGAATCTAGCAGCACCACCGGGATGGTCATCGGAATAGTGGCAGCCGCTGCCCTGtgcatcctcatcctcctgtaTGCCATGTATAAGTACAGGAACAGGGATGAAGGCTCCTACCAGGTGGACGAGAGCAGGAACTACATAACCAACTCAGCTGTGCAGAGCAATGGCACGGTGATGAAGGACAAACAGCAGAGCTTGAAAGGCAGCaacaagaaacagaaaaataaggATAAGGAGTAttatgtgtga